One region of Pseudomonas sp. B21-040 genomic DNA includes:
- a CDS encoding PotD/PotF family extracellular solute-binding protein, with the protein MKKEKETGYGSAGINLDSISLNRRTFMLGAAASAAGLYISSFVPSAFAASSGHLEILGWEGETGDAELADWRKQRGITVRSSYASNQDDITARLAGSDPVQLDLTMYALGYETIYQEMGLLKAIDTSKIPNYSAENTVPLFYKGSRWYWDGKQWGIPLLWGMNTIVYNPKNVKKPTEYKDLLDPKLKGRLTFVDDGTSNWSLIAIIAGYGDKFPNLTRAEFDDAFEKLKPYRDQCRVFAASSGDAVSLLVSGEVDAVFSASANTPSETKKRGVVTELSVPKEGAALWCDALFIPKTAKDVPLALEFINKTLEADTQAKMATTMFSGVVNSKAVPLLPEELRNTFDYANLDSFFEKSKLYGQPPLSSDKYVTYAEWIDQWANFKGSF; encoded by the coding sequence ATGAAAAAAGAAAAAGAGACGGGTTATGGATCAGCCGGCATCAACCTGGATTCGATCAGCCTGAACCGGCGCACCTTTATGCTGGGGGCTGCAGCATCTGCCGCAGGGTTGTACATCAGTTCGTTCGTGCCAAGTGCGTTCGCCGCATCTTCCGGCCATCTGGAGATTCTTGGCTGGGAAGGTGAAACCGGTGATGCGGAGCTGGCCGACTGGCGCAAACAGCGGGGCATTACCGTACGTTCAAGCTATGCCAGCAACCAGGACGACATCACCGCGCGACTGGCCGGCTCCGACCCTGTGCAGCTTGACTTGACCATGTATGCGTTGGGCTACGAGACCATCTATCAGGAAATGGGACTGCTCAAGGCGATCGATACCTCGAAGATCCCAAACTACTCGGCAGAGAATACCGTCCCGCTGTTCTACAAGGGCAGCCGCTGGTACTGGGATGGCAAGCAGTGGGGCATCCCGCTGTTGTGGGGCATGAACACCATCGTCTACAACCCCAAGAACGTGAAGAAACCAACCGAGTACAAAGACCTGCTTGACCCGAAATTGAAGGGCCGTCTGACCTTTGTCGATGACGGTACTTCCAACTGGTCACTCATCGCGATTATTGCCGGTTATGGCGACAAGTTTCCTAACCTGACCCGCGCCGAATTCGACGACGCCTTCGAAAAACTCAAACCGTATCGTGATCAATGCCGAGTCTTTGCAGCTTCCTCGGGCGATGCAGTTTCGCTGTTGGTATCGGGCGAAGTCGACGCGGTGTTTTCGGCGTCGGCCAACACCCCCAGCGAGACCAAGAAGCGCGGCGTAGTCACAGAACTGTCGGTGCCCAAAGAAGGGGCTGCCCTTTGGTGTGACGCCCTGTTCATTCCGAAGACAGCCAAGGATGTACCGCTCGCACTGGAATTCATCAACAAGACGCTTGAAGCGGATACCCAAGCGAAGATGGCAACCACGATGTTCTCTGGCGTGGTCAACAGCAAGGCTGTGCCGCTGCTCCCCGAAGAGCTGAGAAACACTTTCGACTACGCGAACCTGGACAGCTTTTTCGAGAAGTCGAAGCTCTACGGCCAACCGCCCCTGAGCTCCGACAAGTACGTGACCTATGCTGAATGGATCGATCAGTGGGCGAACTTCAAGGGCTCGTTCTAG
- a CDS encoding thiamine pyrophosphate-dependent enzyme, whose product MKLTGGQIVAKALKANGVDYVAGVPGDGSWALVEALLRTGSDIPFIHVIQEQSAVHLADGYFRACGRPMAVLLPAPLGISKALGGIAVALADSSAMLVISGGDTDRGDDLPEFTATGITKEHVRVSSIEQLPQTLRQAFDTMFSGRIGPVCLDISTAVQKARVDASLSPSTLRANGASDILPLMVPRPLAQLSSVLEGDALLMVGTQSLQETVGEMFPDYQHRAHFCTANVGTVGWAVPAAIGAKLAMPARQVVCAISDGDFLQSMQEMAVCVMHSLPVVFLVFNNSGPESLSDVHVSLVGQHRTGEFNLPDGKPYSPDFAGIARNFGLEAWRVEHASQLNPSFIKALNSKGPSLVEIITARGSRVN is encoded by the coding sequence GTGAAGCTCACGGGTGGTCAGATTGTTGCGAAAGCGCTGAAAGCGAACGGTGTCGACTATGTTGCCGGTGTGCCGGGCGACGGTTCGTGGGCCTTGGTGGAAGCATTGCTGAGGACAGGCTCCGACATCCCGTTCATTCATGTCATACAGGAGCAAAGCGCAGTCCATCTTGCCGACGGCTATTTTCGTGCCTGCGGTCGTCCGATGGCTGTTCTCCTGCCGGCGCCGCTGGGCATCTCGAAAGCCTTGGGCGGGATCGCGGTTGCGTTGGCGGATTCCTCGGCCATGCTGGTGATCAGTGGCGGCGACACCGATCGCGGCGATGACTTGCCTGAATTCACCGCCACTGGCATCACCAAAGAGCATGTGCGAGTTTCGTCGATTGAGCAGTTACCGCAGACCCTGCGCCAGGCCTTCGATACGATGTTCAGTGGTCGCATCGGCCCTGTCTGCCTGGATATCTCGACGGCTGTTCAGAAAGCCCGGGTTGACGCCAGTTTGTCACCCTCCACCTTGCGGGCGAACGGCGCCAGCGACATCCTGCCACTGATGGTTCCCAGACCTTTGGCGCAACTGAGCTCGGTCCTGGAAGGCGATGCGCTGCTGATGGTCGGGACGCAGAGTCTCCAGGAGACAGTCGGTGAGATGTTCCCGGATTATCAACACCGAGCACATTTCTGCACCGCTAACGTCGGTACGGTGGGTTGGGCCGTTCCAGCGGCCATTGGTGCGAAGCTCGCCATGCCGGCACGTCAAGTTGTGTGTGCCATCAGTGACGGGGATTTTTTGCAGTCGATGCAGGAGATGGCGGTCTGCGTCATGCACAGTCTTCCCGTGGTGTTCCTGGTGTTTAACAACAGCGGGCCGGAGTCGTTGAGCGATGTGCACGTTTCGCTCGTGGGGCAACATCGGACCGGGGAATTCAATTTGCCGGACGGCAAACCTTACTCGCCTGACTTCGCGGGCATCGCCAGAAATTTTGGTCTTGAAGCGTGGAGAGTCGAACATGCTTCGCAACTCAATCCATCCTTCATCAAGGCGCTGAACAGCAAAGGGCCTTCGTTGGTCGAGATAATTACCGCCCGCGGTTCACGCGTAAATTAA
- a CDS encoding glycoside hydrolase family 3 N-terminal domain-containing protein encodes MSSNESKAFSVLFPVLLDLHMSDDVRRFLESGGCSLLFGETVQEYASGKMSAGRLESETLEQWQRFTGTAKKMAGPLILAADADISAVHRLQGVAPALPEPDLARSMALAELEQACFQMATAVRNAGVNLLLSPTADVVGGTNIWLQGRTLSDDVDQAAAMVGAYVRGVRRAGVASTLKHFPGHPVLLRQPATEVAVVTESLDQLRAYWPPFQTGVDAGADAVMMGPAIFAACEPPMAASVSSELIEVLRRELGFKGLVMTIDLDHRSIIGTSSLGDVAVAALNAGADLLLISAKAMPEVAQIAGAIVAAVARGALPQERLNAAALAVSTLANRLADA; translated from the coding sequence ATGAGCTCAAATGAAAGCAAGGCATTCAGCGTCCTGTTTCCGGTTTTGCTCGATCTGCACATGAGTGATGACGTGCGCAGATTTCTCGAGTCGGGCGGGTGTAGCCTGCTCTTTGGCGAGACGGTGCAGGAGTACGCCAGCGGGAAAATGAGCGCCGGCCGTCTGGAATCGGAAACCTTGGAACAGTGGCAACGATTCACTGGCACAGCAAAAAAAATGGCCGGACCGCTGATACTGGCGGCCGACGCTGACATCTCCGCCGTTCACCGTTTACAAGGTGTGGCGCCGGCACTTCCTGAACCGGATCTGGCCAGGAGCATGGCGCTCGCTGAACTTGAACAAGCCTGTTTTCAGATGGCGACGGCCGTTCGAAATGCCGGAGTGAATCTGCTGTTGTCGCCGACCGCCGATGTCGTGGGTGGAACCAACATCTGGTTGCAGGGACGCACGCTGTCCGATGATGTGGACCAGGCTGCAGCCATGGTCGGGGCGTATGTCCGTGGTGTGCGACGGGCCGGGGTGGCGAGTACCTTGAAGCATTTTCCGGGGCACCCGGTGTTGCTGCGTCAACCCGCGACAGAGGTGGCGGTAGTGACCGAGTCGCTGGATCAACTACGCGCGTACTGGCCCCCCTTCCAAACCGGAGTGGATGCCGGAGCGGACGCGGTCATGATGGGGCCGGCGATTTTCGCTGCGTGTGAGCCACCGATGGCGGCATCCGTTTCTTCTGAGCTGATCGAGGTGCTGCGGCGTGAATTGGGGTTCAAGGGGTTGGTCATGACCATAGACCTTGACCACCGCTCCATCATCGGTACGTCATCGCTTGGTGACGTGGCGGTCGCCGCGCTGAATGCAGGGGCTGATCTGCTGCTGATATCGGCAAAGGCCATGCCCGAGGTCGCGCAGATTGCTGGTGCGATTGTCGCAGCCGTCGCTCGTGGGGCCTTGCCTCAGGAGCGACTGAACGCAGCTGCCTTGGCGGTATCGACCTTGGCCAACCGACTTGCAGACGCTTGA
- a CDS encoding ABC transporter permease produces the protein MNVVNNSEPILLDDRDSKAGKHMKIDKKTLSGYLLASPPLFFLVVFFLIPSLLLLVASFWTAKTFSMEPAATLANYAKALSATGFYDSLWIALQNGFWTAVLSTVISAPVAYYIVYRTRSNAVLYLALVSWFSSYLVRVYAWRSILGTNGVINSTLLHLGLIDQPLEWLVFSKFSVVLTLVHIMLPFTLLLLVSGLRDIKKDYLEAAADLGAGGATILWRVIMPMAHKSIVSSFMFTFVLAASDYVTPQLLGGRDAMTTGLVIANQFRSVGNWPLGAAMAYLLLLVFMLVYALLLGVLRAANLAPGKRYHD, from the coding sequence ATGAACGTAGTCAACAACAGCGAGCCCATCCTCCTCGATGACAGGGATTCCAAGGCTGGCAAACACATGAAAATCGACAAGAAAACCCTCAGCGGGTATCTGTTGGCGTCGCCTCCACTGTTCTTTCTGGTGGTGTTCTTCCTCATTCCGTCGCTACTGTTATTGGTCGCGAGTTTCTGGACCGCCAAAACCTTCAGCATGGAACCCGCCGCAACACTGGCCAACTACGCCAAGGCCTTGAGTGCCACTGGGTTTTACGACTCGCTGTGGATCGCCTTGCAGAACGGTTTCTGGACCGCCGTGCTGTCGACGGTCATCAGTGCACCGGTGGCCTACTACATTGTCTATCGGACGCGCTCCAATGCCGTTCTGTACCTGGCCTTGGTCTCCTGGTTCTCCAGCTACCTGGTACGGGTCTACGCCTGGCGCTCGATTCTGGGTACCAACGGCGTGATCAACTCCACCCTGCTACACCTCGGGCTGATCGATCAGCCGCTGGAATGGCTGGTGTTCAGCAAGTTTTCGGTGGTGTTGACTCTGGTGCACATCATGCTGCCCTTCACCCTGCTGCTGTTGGTATCGGGCTTGCGCGATATCAAGAAGGACTACCTGGAGGCCGCGGCGGACCTGGGTGCCGGCGGCGCCACCATCCTGTGGCGCGTGATCATGCCTATGGCGCACAAGAGCATCGTCAGCTCCTTCATGTTCACCTTCGTCCTTGCCGCCAGTGACTATGTCACCCCCCAACTGTTGGGCGGCAGAGACGCGATGACCACGGGCCTGGTGATCGCCAACCAGTTTCGCTCGGTCGGCAACTGGCCACTGGGTGCTGCGATGGCCTACTTGCTGCTGCTGGTTTTCATGCTGGTCTATGCGCTGTTGCTGGGTGTGTTGCGGGCTGCAAACCTGGCACCCGGCAAGCGTTACCACGACTGA
- a CDS encoding helix-turn-helix transcriptional regulator, with product MSLTAATSHPERQQVRSDLQANVQKNLSTLVESCRSVADMCRKVDVNRQQFNKYLVGQHVPSQKILQKIGRYFMMEAEDLFRPPAEFKKFYEGYENELPTDLRASAQFNHFLPLAKQSADLLEDYLGVYYRYHNSSIYKGRILRSVTCLYRTDSMVQYVTVERFPLLDGSGKIGYSFTYHGFCLLLGDRLFMVDFEGKQRNEMTFSILTPQHRRPIRFLYGLVTGVASSSFRQPFSTRMALGLVDKGKIRKHHLRNATAVLPSDQSLPLEVREYMTGDNATIVWGGQD from the coding sequence ATGTCATTAACTGCTGCCACCTCTCACCCTGAGCGACAACAGGTTCGCAGTGACTTGCAAGCCAACGTGCAAAAAAACCTGAGTACGCTGGTTGAGTCTTGCCGCTCGGTTGCAGACATGTGCCGCAAAGTTGATGTCAATCGCCAGCAGTTCAATAAGTACCTGGTGGGCCAGCACGTACCCTCACAGAAAATCCTCCAGAAAATCGGCCGGTATTTCATGATGGAGGCCGAAGATCTTTTCCGGCCGCCCGCCGAGTTCAAGAAGTTTTATGAAGGCTACGAAAACGAATTGCCGACAGATTTGCGTGCCTCGGCGCAATTCAATCATTTCCTGCCCCTGGCGAAGCAGTCAGCGGATCTGCTCGAAGACTACCTGGGCGTCTATTACCGGTACCACAACTCATCTATCTATAAAGGCCGAATCCTGCGTTCGGTCACCTGCCTGTATCGGACCGATTCGATGGTCCAGTACGTCACCGTAGAACGCTTCCCCTTGCTCGATGGCAGCGGAAAGATCGGCTATTCGTTCACTTATCACGGTTTTTGCCTGTTGCTGGGCGATCGCCTGTTCATGGTCGATTTTGAGGGCAAGCAACGCAATGAAATGACGTTTTCGATTCTCACGCCGCAGCATCGCCGACCGATCCGGTTCCTTTATGGGTTAGTCACCGGTGTGGCGTCGTCCTCTTTCCGTCAGCCCTTCTCTACCCGTATGGCGCTGGGGCTGGTGGACAAAGGCAAGATCCGTAAACATCACCTGCGCAATGCAACCGCTGTGCTTCCCAGCGATCAGTCGTTACCGCTGGAAGTGCGCGAGTACATGACCGGCGACAACGCCACTATTGTCTGGGGCGGTCAGGACTGA
- a CDS encoding sugar phosphate isomerase/epimerase has product MQTQNNILALHSTVAKHSTLAMDIDIARAVGFDALEINSAKLEDWLQAGYSEQELKNLLKDVQVTGIGYLRDIERQGAERDDLLKEAERLFQLANLAGAKGVQVLTGPINVQAVIDFQKHGKSTYYSGLLGFDEATQYDLTAKNLALLADLAKQYDVLLYLEALSWTPLNSLDHQLQLIDRTERDNVKIVIDYWHCFTSGVNPQDIARMNKDLIYGVHVCDSLPFEGGIPNEEILRDVPTGSGVLNLVEWTDAVKANGYEGWWSCELFCKKQQQQNSYEVAKELKSLLSRLVGQ; this is encoded by the coding sequence ATGCAAACCCAAAACAATATCCTGGCCCTGCATTCCACAGTTGCAAAGCACTCGACCCTGGCGATGGATATCGATATCGCAAGAGCCGTGGGTTTCGATGCGCTGGAGATCAACAGTGCAAAACTGGAAGACTGGCTGCAGGCAGGTTATTCCGAACAGGAACTTAAAAATCTGCTCAAGGACGTACAGGTCACAGGCATTGGTTACCTGAGGGATATCGAGCGCCAGGGTGCTGAACGCGATGATTTGCTGAAAGAGGCCGAGCGGCTTTTCCAATTGGCCAATCTGGCAGGCGCAAAAGGTGTGCAGGTGCTCACCGGACCAATCAATGTACAGGCCGTGATCGATTTTCAGAAACACGGCAAAAGCACGTATTACTCGGGTTTGCTGGGTTTTGATGAAGCGACTCAGTATGACTTGACCGCAAAAAACCTCGCCTTGCTGGCTGACCTGGCGAAGCAGTATGACGTTCTACTTTATCTTGAAGCGTTGTCCTGGACCCCGCTGAACAGCCTGGACCATCAACTTCAGCTTATTGATCGCACCGAGCGCGATAACGTTAAGATAGTCATCGATTACTGGCATTGCTTTACCTCCGGCGTGAATCCGCAAGACATTGCCAGGATGAACAAAGACTTGATCTACGGCGTGCATGTTTGTGACTCGCTGCCGTTTGAAGGGGGTATCCCGAACGAAGAGATCCTCAGGGATGTTCCGACGGGAAGCGGGGTTCTGAACCTCGTCGAATGGACGGACGCGGTGAAGGCAAACGGCTACGAGGGCTGGTGGAGTTGCGAACTGTTTTGCAAGAAACAGCAACAACAAAACAGCTACGAAGTCGCCAAAGAGTTGAAGTCACTATTGAGCCGGCTTGTGGGTCAATAA
- a CDS encoding twin-arginine translocase TatA/TatE family subunit has product MGILDWKHWIVILVVVVLVFGTKKLKNLGTDVGESIKGFRNAMNDEDADSERPPASVQQAGTAFDAPPVIDGQHRQV; this is encoded by the coding sequence ATGGGCATTTTGGACTGGAAACACTGGATCGTCATTCTGGTGGTGGTTGTGCTGGTCTTCGGCACCAAAAAACTGAAAAACCTAGGCACCGATGTCGGCGAATCCATCAAGGGTTTTCGCAACGCAATGAATGACGAGGACGCGGACAGCGAACGCCCGCCGGCCTCGGTGCAGCAGGCTGGCACTGCTTTTGATGCGCCGCCGGTCATCGACGGCCAGCATCGCCAGGTCTGA
- a CDS encoding ABC transporter permease, whose translation MIRLFTYVYMLFLYAPIAIIALFSFHSSASLSFPFEGFSTQWYEALFSSLDFMTALTNSAIVAAGSTILTTLLGTFSALALMRMKGRFKSIFAFMNFAPIALPGLFLGIALVIFFSLIGLPRSLLTVIIGHTLFTFPFFVESVRSRLEYFDLSFEEAARDLGASPLKAFWLVTLPIIGPTIAGAAILAIALSLDEFLITVFVTGSDTTLPLMILSMMRRAVSPTINAASVFMLVVTIAIIVIAGLVMTLRRRRLELERAETAE comes from the coding sequence ATGATCAGGCTATTCACTTACGTCTACATGCTTTTTCTGTACGCGCCCATCGCGATCATCGCGCTGTTCAGCTTTCATTCGTCGGCCTCGCTGTCGTTCCCGTTCGAGGGCTTTTCGACTCAATGGTACGAGGCGCTGTTCAGCAGCCTGGATTTCATGACGGCATTGACCAACAGCGCCATCGTCGCCGCGGGCTCGACCATTCTGACCACCTTGCTGGGGACCTTCTCAGCCCTGGCGCTGATGCGCATGAAGGGCCGGTTCAAATCCATTTTCGCCTTCATGAACTTCGCTCCCATCGCCTTGCCCGGTTTGTTCCTGGGGATTGCGCTGGTGATTTTCTTCTCGTTGATCGGCCTGCCACGTTCACTGCTGACGGTGATCATCGGCCATACGTTGTTCACCTTCCCATTCTTTGTCGAGTCCGTACGTTCTCGTCTTGAGTACTTCGATCTGTCGTTCGAAGAAGCCGCTCGCGACTTGGGTGCCTCACCGCTCAAGGCGTTCTGGCTGGTCACACTGCCCATCATAGGCCCGACGATTGCCGGTGCCGCGATCCTGGCGATCGCACTGTCCCTGGACGAATTCCTGATCACCGTGTTTGTCACCGGCAGCGACACCACGTTGCCACTCATGATTCTTTCGATGATGCGCCGCGCTGTCAGCCCAACCATCAATGCCGCCTCGGTATTCATGCTGGTCGTGACCATTGCCATCATTGTCATCGCCGGCCTGGTCATGACCCTGCGCCGTCGCCGCCTCGAACTTGAACGCGCAGAAACTGCAGAGTAA
- a CDS encoding glycoside hydrolase family 3 N-terminal domain-containing protein, whose amino-acid sequence MSEARKGAETPADFINIVRQAAALAGAPLLIAVDQELGGIERLHQLVPAIASREQLKELSSQDIEHRCFEMARAARSLGVNLFLAPIVDVVTGANPWLLNRHLGAEPVEVSRVSCAFIRGVQRAGVIATAKHFPGHYVTEEDPAIAEATVPGPLELLHDNLEVFKNVIATGVKAVMPGPAVFPAIDPEHSASTSSKVIGILRDTLGFDGLIISDDLDAVSILRTNSITDTAVASLKAGAHLLLVSSESGLDAIAEAIVSAVHGGVLDRQTLLNASFKVRELANATHDQNASNQD is encoded by the coding sequence ATGAGCGAGGCTCGAAAGGGCGCGGAAACCCCGGCAGACTTTATCAACATCGTGCGGCAAGCAGCCGCTTTGGCGGGTGCGCCTTTGCTGATTGCAGTGGATCAGGAACTCGGCGGCATCGAACGCCTTCATCAACTGGTCCCTGCAATCGCGTCGAGAGAGCAACTCAAGGAATTGAGTTCGCAGGACATCGAACATCGATGCTTCGAGATGGCCAGGGCGGCACGAAGCTTGGGCGTCAATCTTTTTCTGGCGCCGATTGTCGACGTGGTGACCGGCGCCAACCCATGGTTACTCAATCGGCACCTGGGCGCGGAACCGGTTGAGGTCAGCCGAGTTTCCTGTGCTTTTATCCGTGGTGTTCAACGGGCCGGAGTGATTGCGACGGCTAAGCACTTTCCTGGCCATTACGTCACTGAAGAAGATCCGGCGATTGCTGAAGCCACGGTTCCCGGGCCACTGGAATTGCTGCATGACAACCTTGAAGTGTTCAAGAACGTCATTGCCACCGGTGTAAAAGCGGTGATGCCGGGGCCAGCAGTTTTTCCGGCGATCGACCCTGAGCATTCTGCCTCTACCTCGTCAAAAGTCATTGGCATTCTGCGTGACACCCTTGGTTTCGATGGCTTGATCATTTCCGATGACCTCGATGCGGTGTCCATTCTCCGCACAAACTCCATTACGGACACGGCCGTTGCTTCACTGAAGGCAGGCGCGCATCTATTGCTGGTGTCCAGTGAGTCTGGCCTTGATGCCATCGCCGAAGCCATTGTTTCGGCTGTCCATGGAGGTGTACTGGACCGTCAAACTCTGTTGAACGCCTCGTTCAAGGTGCGTGAGTTGGCCAATGCGACGCACGATCAGAACGCTTCAAACCAGGACTGA
- a CDS encoding Gfo/Idh/MocA family protein — translation MVGGGQGAYFASYHRAAMRLSNRFDIVAGAFSSNPDKCREAGEALGLQPERIYLSFEEMAAVESRRSDPIEAVVIVTPNHLHFEPCRLFLQAGIPVICDKPLVNSPQEAIELASIADQNDTFFTLTYTYQGYPMVKDARSRIQAGELGDIRFMYVEYLLEWLAPGVSTLSKSLAWRGDSQKAGPTGVVGDIGTHAFNMLEFLCGRRCTSLNAKLTTVVPGWGLDDTCVVQLEFEGGVDGLLWASFAAPGHRNGLRFKIIGSKASLEWCQESPEILRFTPVDGAERLYRRGQSDNAAQTLTFTSLPAGNTEGYLEALAVLYADFAEALDAGAGWRSATSIPLPDIHEGVRGVALSQACVESSRRRAWVPFPYS, via the coding sequence ATGGTTGGCGGTGGGCAGGGCGCTTACTTCGCTAGTTATCACCGGGCGGCCATGCGCCTTTCAAATCGCTTCGACATTGTCGCCGGGGCCTTCTCGTCGAACCCTGACAAGTGCCGGGAAGCGGGCGAGGCACTTGGCCTCCAACCAGAGCGGATTTACTTGTCATTCGAGGAAATGGCCGCTGTCGAGTCGCGTCGGTCCGACCCCATAGAGGCGGTCGTCATCGTCACACCCAATCACCTGCACTTTGAACCTTGCCGCTTGTTTCTGCAGGCGGGAATCCCGGTCATTTGCGACAAGCCATTGGTCAACAGCCCACAAGAAGCCATTGAGTTGGCGAGCATTGCCGATCAGAACGACACGTTCTTCACGCTTACCTATACCTATCAAGGCTACCCCATGGTCAAGGATGCTCGCAGCCGTATTCAGGCTGGAGAACTTGGCGACATTCGTTTCATGTATGTCGAGTACTTGCTGGAGTGGTTGGCGCCGGGTGTATCGACGTTGAGCAAAAGCCTTGCCTGGCGCGGTGACTCGCAGAAGGCTGGCCCGACCGGTGTTGTGGGGGATATCGGGACGCATGCCTTCAACATGCTGGAGTTCCTGTGCGGGCGTCGCTGCACAAGCCTGAATGCCAAGTTGACCACGGTCGTACCCGGCTGGGGGCTGGACGATACCTGTGTGGTGCAACTGGAGTTTGAAGGCGGCGTAGACGGTTTGCTGTGGGCCAGTTTCGCAGCGCCTGGTCATCGTAATGGCCTGCGTTTCAAGATCATCGGCAGCAAGGCCTCGCTCGAATGGTGCCAAGAGTCCCCGGAAATACTCCGGTTTACGCCTGTCGACGGCGCCGAACGCCTCTACCGCCGTGGGCAGAGTGATAACGCCGCCCAGACGCTGACCTTCACCAGTTTGCCCGCCGGCAATACCGAGGGCTACCTGGAAGCACTTGCCGTTCTCTATGCCGACTTCGCCGAGGCACTTGATGCCGGCGCAGGTTGGCGCTCGGCGACCTCCATCCCGCTACCTGACATCCACGAAGGCGTGCGCGGCGTCGCCCTGTCCCAGGCGTGTGTCGAGTCCAGCCGACGGCGTGCCTGGGTGCCTTTTCCATACAGCTGA
- a CDS encoding GMC family oxidoreductase: protein MVDFIVIGGGSTGCTVASRLSEDASASVVLFEEGPRDRNPYIHIPGAYYKTAQGPLLKRYAWEPTEDQRRTETPTMVQASVLGGGSSVNAMIYIRGVPADYDGWAEQGASGWSYNDVLPYFKKAEDNERFCNEAHGVGGPLGVSDPINVHPLTKVWLRACQQYGLPYNEDFNSGKPEGCGLYQITAKNGFRSSAAVAYLAPAKSRKNLTVKTGCRVIRILTQGNKAIGVEYIEKGVRHVMHAEKEIILSSGAINSPRLLMLSGIGPAAQLDKHGIKVVKDLPGVGQNLQDHIEVSLVYELTGPHSYDKYKKPLWKMMAGLQYALFRQGPAASNLIEGGAFWWGDKAAAHPDIQYFMVVGAGIEEGVDSVPGGNGCTLNLGQIRPRSRGYVELYSADPMSPPRIVPNYFSDPYDIESLVDGCMVGEKIMAQAAFKPFIARRHVPDAVVRSREEMKKFCHEEAHAALHPSGTCRMGVDELSVVGPDLKVHGMEGLRVADASVMPTLISGNPNSVCIMIGEKAADMIKNGH from the coding sequence ATGGTGGATTTCATCGTAATCGGAGGCGGATCGACAGGCTGCACCGTGGCTTCGAGACTGAGCGAAGACGCATCTGCATCCGTCGTCCTTTTCGAAGAGGGGCCTCGCGACCGCAACCCCTATATCCATATTCCCGGCGCCTACTACAAGACGGCGCAGGGCCCGCTACTCAAACGCTATGCATGGGAGCCCACTGAAGATCAACGCCGGACCGAGACGCCAACGATGGTTCAGGCCAGCGTGCTGGGTGGCGGCAGTTCGGTCAATGCGATGATCTATATCCGTGGTGTCCCGGCCGACTACGATGGCTGGGCCGAGCAGGGAGCGAGCGGCTGGTCTTACAACGACGTACTGCCTTACTTCAAAAAGGCCGAAGACAACGAGCGCTTCTGCAACGAAGCCCATGGCGTTGGCGGGCCGTTGGGTGTTTCTGATCCGATCAATGTCCACCCGCTGACCAAAGTGTGGCTTCGCGCATGCCAGCAATACGGCTTGCCATACAACGAAGATTTCAACTCGGGTAAGCCTGAAGGCTGCGGGCTTTATCAAATCACTGCCAAAAACGGCTTTCGCAGCAGTGCGGCCGTGGCCTACCTAGCACCTGCCAAATCGCGCAAGAACCTGACGGTAAAGACCGGGTGTCGCGTCATTCGTATCTTGACGCAGGGCAACAAAGCCATTGGTGTTGAATACATCGAGAAGGGGGTGCGCCATGTAATGCACGCCGAAAAGGAAATCATTTTGTCGTCCGGCGCCATCAACTCGCCGCGATTGTTGATGTTGTCCGGCATTGGTCCGGCCGCACAACTGGATAAGCATGGCATTAAAGTGGTCAAGGACTTGCCCGGCGTCGGCCAGAACCTCCAGGACCATATTGAAGTGTCGCTGGTGTATGAGCTGACGGGGCCGCACAGCTACGACAAATACAAAAAGCCGCTTTGGAAAATGATGGCTGGCTTGCAATACGCGTTGTTCAGGCAGGGCCCGGCGGCGTCGAACCTTATCGAGGGCGGGGCCTTCTGGTGGGGCGATAAGGCGGCTGCCCATCCGGATATCCAGTACTTCATGGTCGTGGGAGCAGGTATTGAAGAGGGCGTTGACTCTGTTCCTGGTGGCAATGGCTGCACGCTGAACCTGGGCCAGATACGTCCAAGGTCCAGAGGCTATGTCGAACTCTATTCAGCCGACCCGATGTCACCTCCGCGGATCGTGCCCAACTACTTCTCGGACCCTTACGACATTGAAAGCCTGGTGGATGGTTGCATGGTGGGTGAGAAGATCATGGCCCAGGCCGCCTTCAAGCCTTTCATTGCCAGGCGCCATGTGCCGGACGCGGTGGTCAGGTCTCGGGAAGAGATGAAAAAATTCTGTCACGAAGAGGCACACGCCGCACTGCACCCATCCGGCACTTGCCGCATGGGGGTAGATGAGCTTTCGGTAGTGGGCCCGGATCTCAAGGTGCATGGTATGGAAGGGTTGCGCGTTGCCGACGCATCGGTCATGCCCACGTTGATTTCAGGGAACCCTAACTCGGTGTGCATCATGATCGGCGAAAAGGCCGCTGACATGATCAAAAACGGGCACTAA